Within the Ensifer canadensis genome, the region TCCAGATGTTGGCCGCGACATGGTGGTGATATTTGCCCGAGCCGAAGAAGCTTGCGCCCGGGTAGCGCGCCATCAACCCGAGCCCCAGCACGTCCCGAAAGAACGCGTCTGCCTCGGGGATATCGGACACCTGCAGATGGATGTGCCCGATGCCGGTACCGTCGGCAAGCCCGTTCCAGTCGTCTTTCGGCGCCTCGTCATAGAGCGCCTGCAGGTTGAGCGGCAGCGTATCCATGCCGACGGTTCCGTCCGGCTTGAAGTTCCAATCGGTCCGCGGCCGATCACGATAGACCTCGATGCCGTTGCCTTCCGGGTCGGCGAGATAGATCGCTTCGCTGACGAGATGGTCGGACGCGCCCTGCAGGCGGACATTGTTATGGGCGGCATGGGCGAGCCAGCGTCCTAGTTCCTGACGGTTCGGAACGAGGAAAGCGGTATGAAAGAGACCAGGTGCGTTTCGTGGCGCCCTGGCGACATTGCCGGCCGTGGTCAGCGTCAACAGCGGCCGGGCGCCAACGCCCAGCGTCTCGCCGCTGGCGCTCGTCTCAAGCGGCTTAAGACCCATGATGCGCTGATACCACTGCGACACTGTCGCCAGATCCTCCACGACCAGATGCGAATGATCGACATGCGCCGGCATCGCCAATGCGTGATTGGCCGCAATGTCGATAGGCGGTGTGCTCTGGGTGGATATCATCTGTTGTCTCCTTGCGCGGCGAAACCGGTGGCCCTTTCGGGCCTCAGTTTCGTTGAAACTGCCCGGTGAATATGGGCCGAAGTCGGCGTTCACGGAAGACCGTCAGTCATTTGATGTTGTGTTCGATGAGCGTTGACAGTGGCCGTTGTCGCCCTAGCTCAATTACACAGGGCAATGCGATCGCGGCGCTTTCGATTTGATTTCAATCAATGCCGGAAGAACCGTCTGGGCTCAGTCTCGAATGCGTGGGATTTGCCCCCGCATTTCGGTGCCGGCGATCCGGGTAGGCAACGCAAAGGAGTGCAGCATGTACAAGAAGATCATCGTCCCTATTGCCATGGATCAGCTGGAGCATGGCGAGTCCGTGCTCGGCATTGCAGAAAAGCTGATCGATGAAGGGGGCGAGATTGTTCTGCTCAATGTCGTCGAGGATCTGAACGCCTATGCCCAGGGCTACATGATCGTCGATTTCCCGCTTGAGATGGTCGAGGAATCGCGCAAGCATGCGACGAAGACGCTGGAAGCGATGAAGGCCAAGCACGGAATCAATGGACGCATCGAGATCCGCACCGGCGGCGCGGCCGGCACGATCAATGCGCTCGCCCACGAAGAGAACGCCGACCTCGTCATCATTGCCTCGCACCGGCCGGGTCTCATTGACTATTTCATCGGATCGACCGCCAGCCGGGTCGTCAGCCATTGCCCCTGCGCCGTTCTCGTCGACCGGTGAGCCGCCAACAATCAAGAACAGGAGCGGGGCGCGCCCGAAGCGCCACGACTTCAAGGAGTCTTCCCATGGACAAGCTTGCGCTTGACGACTTTCGTGAACGGCTGAGCAGCCGCAAACGCGAACTCTACGGCCGACTGGTGAAGATCGAGCACGATCTCGATGAGCCGATGAATGCCGACGTGCCGGATCGGGTAACCGAACGGGAGAACGACGAGGTGCTGGAGGGCATTGGCCTTGCCGGTCAGGAGGAGATCCGTGGGATCGACGCGGCGCTCGACCGTATTGCGGCCGGCACCTTCGGAACCTGCGTGCGTTGCGGCCTACCGATTTCCGCAGAACGGCTCAATGCCGTGCCCCATGCGCCGCTCTGCCAGGAATGCGCCGCCGAGGTCGCCGCCGGCGCGAAGTGACGATGTTTTTCGGCGACTGTTACTTGCCCTAGAGGCTGCTTGCGATAGGCAGCCTCGCTGCTACGTCTTACAGCGCCGCGCGTCTTACTAGACGCGCAAAGGTCGCTGTAACACTTTGAATTGCTGCATGTTTTTATCCTTAAATCGAATAGGATTTAACGAAACATGCAGTAGGTGATCCGGACTTACCTGACGCTCGTCAGGTCGAGCTTCAATCTCGGCAAGAACCGTCCTGGTATAACAGAGGCGACCACTCCGTCATCGACCGCCCCCAGCCGGCGATAGAAATCGGCTGCGCCCGGGTCGGCATCGACAGTCATGACCTTCGCACCCTTGCGCAGCGCCGTTTCCACGCTCCATTCGAACAGGCGTCGGCCGATCCCGCCACCCAGCGCGGCCGGATCGACGAACAGCTTGTCGAGATCGGCGATCTCTCCGTGATACAGGACCTGCGCCATGCCGACGATATCGTCATCCTGAACGGCAATCTGGATATCCGACTGCATCCAGTCGTCCGCCGTCACCGTCAAGGCCGGGCGGCAGGCGGCCATGAAGGCCTCGTCATAGCCCCAGACGGCCTTTGATCTTAGGCAAAGCGCCGTCAGGATTGCTGCCTGTCCCGGCTCCGGCGTGCGCAGCAAAACTCTCCTTTGGACGTTGTTCTCCCGCCTCTGCGGACAATTTGGTCGCAACCCGTGCTGCAGACAAGGGACGTCCGTCTTCGCAATCACGTCATGTCTCTGTTGTAATGCGTTGCAAAAGTTGATGCTTTCGCCATCGTCGAGCTCTTTGCCACGGCGCCAGGCTGTGGCAGGATAAGGCAAATAAGCAAGACGACCGCCGCCTGAGCGCGAAAGAAGGTCGGAAGCGGGGTAAAGTGGAATTCGCCGGCGTCAAGTGGAACTACGATCGATCGGAACTGATTGCCGATGGCATCGTGCACGGCGTCGGCCTTGCAGCGGCCCTCGTCGGCGTAACAGCACTTATCTTTTACGCGATGCTCTGGAGCACGACCGGCCAGCTTGCTGCCGCCGCGATCTATGGCGCGGGACTGCTGGCAACCTTGTCGATTTCGTTCCTCTACAACCTCTACCCGGTTTCGCGGACCAAATGGTTTCTGCGCCGTTTCGACCACTCGTCCATTTTCGTGCTGATCGCCGCCACCTACACGCCCTTCCTCCAGCGCGGCTGGGAGGATCCGTTCCTGTTTGCGATGTTGATTGGCATCTGGGCGATCGCCACCCTCGGCGTGGTGATCAAGTGCCTCTTCCCCGGCCGCTTCGACCGGCTTGCGATCCTGCTCTATCTCGCCATGGGCTGGAGCGGCGTGCTTGCGGTGGGGCCGTTATTGTCGGCACTCTCGGCGACAACGTTCGTGCTGATCCTGATCGGCGGCATCATCTATTCCGCCGGCGTGATTTTCCATGTCTGGGAAAAGCTGCGGTTCCAGAACGCCATCTGGCATTCCTTCGTCGTCACCGGCGCCGCAGTGCATTATTCGGCCGTCGTCAGCTGTCTGAGCGGCACGGCGATTTCCTGATCAAAAAATCCGGGCGCTCAGTTCGGGGCGGCTACGGGGGCTGCCGCCACTGGCGTCTGCTGGCAGCCTTCCGAGGGCCTCAGAGCCTCCGCCATCCGCGAGATGACGCCATCGAAGCTGGTCAACCGGCTCTTGCGGTACTGCAGACGGAAATAGGCGGCGCTGCCGTCGCAGAGTGCGATGGCGCGTGTGTAAAACACTTCCTCGCCGCGTACGCCCGAGAAACTGGCCCAGGCTGAGGTCACGCGTGAATAGGAAATCCGCCATTGGTCTTCCCGCTCGGTCGCCATGCGGTCGTTGACGTCGATCTCGAAATCGCCATCGACAAGTTCACTGCCAAAAACGGAGAGCGTGGCGCCGTTATCGTTGGCATGAAAGCTGACACCGTCGCCATTGTCGGCTTCACCTTGCACTTCGAAGCCCGGCGGAATGTCGAGAATATAGCCGAAGCGGGGATTGGCGTAGGCGTGCCAGTCATTGTCTGCCGCGGCCGGGCAAGCAGCCGAGAACAGAAGAACGAATGCAGCCAGAATGCGACGCATGCGGACCTCCTTCCGGCTTGCTTCGACGGTTTCACTATCAATAGCACATCCGTGCACGAACAGCTGTTTCTATTGGAACAGCGCTGAGCTTGCGAATGCTTCCGTCTGTTTGCGTCAATCCTCGGTAAACGTCATCGCGTGACCATTGAGACAGTAGCGCAGACCGGTCGGCGGCGGGCCGTCGGGAAAGACGTGTCCGAGATGGGCATCGCAGTCGGCGCAGCGGATTTCTGTGCGCACCATGAAGTGCGAACGGTCCTCGATCTCGCGGATCGCCTCGTCGTCGATCGCCGCGAAATAGCTCGGCCAGCCGCAACCGGAATCGAACTTGGTATCGGAGCGGAACAGCGCCCGGCCGCAGCAGACGCATTCATAGGTGCCCGCCTTCTTGTTGGCGAGGAACGGGCCGGTGAAAGGGCGCTCGGTGCCGTGCTCGCGGGTGATGCGGTACTGTTCGGGCGACAACTGCGCGCGCCACTCCGCTTCGCTCTTGATCACTTTCGCCGCCCTTGCGTCTCTCATCGAAGATCTCCCTGTGATTTTCGCGACTATATAGGATCGGCGGTGACGCGCCGCAAATCACGCTCGCGTGCCGATATGGGTGCGCATCGGCGCCAACGAGGCTGCAGCCTATCTCGACAGCCTCGTCGTGTGACCGCGACCGTCAGTTTGGCCGATCAGCGTGCCTTCGCGCCGCAATCGCAACGGATTGATCGTGGACTGGCCGGGCGCCGTTTTCAATCGCCGCCGACGGCCGGCGGCACCTCGGGAATATCTCGTCGGATCACGGTTGGGCCGGCACCGTGAACACGTTTGCTGTCGTTGTAGAATGCGATGAACTCGGGCGCTGGTAGGGCCTTGGAATAGAGCCAGCCCTGGCCGTATTGCACGCCGCGCGCGAGCAGATAGTCCGCCTGCTCCTGTCGTTCGATGCCTTCGGCGACGATGTAGAGGTTCAGCGATTTGGCGATGTCGATGATGTGCGGAGTAACGGCGCTGGTCGCCGAGACGAGACCCACCGTATCGATAAACGACTTGTCGATCTTCAATGCGTCGAGCGGCAGGTCCTGGATATATTGCAGGCTGGAATAGCCGGTGCCGAAATCGTCGATCGCTACCGAATGGCCGAGCCGACGGGCTTCCTCGATCGTTGCGCGGGCGGATTTCACGTCCATGAAACCGCGTTCGGTCGCCTCGAGCCAGATCTGCTCGGTGAGGACGCCGGAGTTTGCAAGCGCCGCCTGGATAACCGGCAGGACGCGCCCGGACTTGATGTCGTCGGCCGACAGATTGATGGCGATGTGTAGCGAGCGGTCGGCGACAAGGACCGGCCCGAGATCCTTGATAACCCCGCCGATGACCTGATCGGTAATGGCCTGGATCAGGCCGCTTTCCTCTGCGAGCGGGATAAAGGTATCGGGCCTGACCAGCGAACCGTCGGGTCTGCGCCAACGGACCAGCGCTTCCGCGCCGACGCAGATGCCGGTCTTCATCTCGATGAGCGGCTGGTAGTGCACGATGAATTCGCGGCGTTGCACGGCGATCGAGAGTTCGCCGAGCGGCGACAGACGCCGCCGCGACAGCCAGAAGACGAGGCCGACCATTAGCGCAGCGACGATCGCGCCGAGCGGCAGGAGCAGTAGCCGTTCGCGGCCGAGATCTTTCAGCAGCAACGCCCGTGACGATGTTGCAATGGCAATCCAGCCGGAGCCGGTCGCGGTGGCAAACAGATTGTCCGCATCGGTGCCGGTCTGCGTATGCTCGATCAGCCGCTTGATCAACGATGCATCCGGGTTGTTCAATTCGCTGACGAGGGTGCCGGTATCGCTGGCGATCGCAAGGCGCGTATCCGGGGTGGCGAGCACGTCGACGAGCCGAGCCGGATCGGTCAGCACGCTGTAGGATCGGTACCGGAATCCCAGCATCGCCCGACCGTTGCTGATCGTCGGATGAACCCGGGCCGACACGCCGATGCCGCTGGCTGTGGTGAAGTCGACTTGCCCGCGGCCGACGCTCGTTTCCGGCTTGCCCCAGGAGGAGCATTTGAGCGCATCGCCCTCGAAGTAACCGATATCCTCGACGGAGCGCGTGTTGACAACCAGAGCGCGCATCGCCGCGATATGTTGCTGGGAGCAGGGCGTGAAGCTGAATTGGTCGGCAGACTTGAGCGCGGATGTTGCTTCGCCGAACGCCGTATTGGTACGCATGATCGCATATTCGGCAAGGCGGCTGAGGCGGGTCTCCTCTCTGCTGGTGGCGACTGACCAGGAGAGATAGAACGCGGCGACGATCGGAAGGATGGCGCCCAGCGCCGCAAGTACACTGGTCACCGCCACAATGTGAGACCGTTCCAAGCCAGACCTCGCAGGTTCAAGAGAAACGCCGTGCAATTCGGTGCATCAGTCAATCAGCGATAACGAACGATCTACAGCGCCGCGCGTCTTGTTAGACGCGCAAAGGTCGCTGTAGCACTTTGAATTACAGCATGCCACGCCCGGCGGGAAGCATGAAATGGCGCTGAAGCCCCTGAAAATTCAAATGCTTGCCTATCTTCAACTTATCGAGGAAAGGGCGTTGGCCTTCGGTCGAAGTCGGCATCTGTGCCGCTGCGTATCTTATATCGGAGATACCATCCAATCGCGACGAATTACCAGATACAGCGCGTTTCATGCCATCGATACCACTGGATGTTGCTAACAACACTTTAATCGCATGCGCAGGCCGATCGGCGGCGATGACCGGTGTTGTGCGGACGTGTATGCCAAGGCGATGTCGCATCGGATGATTTTGCCTTGTCGGTCAAACGTGACCACCAATCTCACGAGAAAACTGGAGATTTTCCGGGCATTTGCCGGACTTAACAGCGCATAACGTCGATTTTACCCGATTTACCCTTGAGGCGCCTTTACCCTTCTTTTATGTCGGGTGTTCGTTCGTTCGTCGATCAATCAATCAAAGCGCAAAGGAGCTGGCCCGGACGATGGATGTTGCGGCCCTGACATTGCTGGCTCTTGCTCTCCCTTTCGTCGCGGCACTCGTCGCGCCGCTCCTGACCCGACTCCTTGGGCATAACGCGGCCTGGATCCTGGCGCTTTTTCCTGCCGCGATCGTCCTGCACTTCATGGGCTTTTGGCCGGAAGTCTCTCGTGGCGAAGTCGTCACCGGCGGCTATGAGTGGATTCCGTCGTTCAATGTCAGTTTCTCCTGGCTGATCGATGGCCTGTCCCTGACCTTCGTGCTTTTGATTGCCGGTATCGGCGCGTTGATCGTGCTCTATTCCGGGGGCTACCTGAAGGGCCACCCCCAGCAGGGGCGGTTCTTCTCGTTCATCCTGATGTTCATGGGATCGATGCTCGGGCTCGTCGTGTCCGACAGTTTCCTGATGCTCTTCGTTTTCTGGGAGCTGACCTCGATCACCTCGTTCCTGCTGATCGGCTTCGACCATTCGCGCGAAGCCGCCCGGCGCGCCGCCCTGCAGGCGTTGGTGGTCACCGGGGGAGGCGGGCTGTTTCTGCTCGCGGGCCTGTTGATCATCTGGAATGTCACCGGTGTCACCCAGCTTTCGTTGTTGACGTCTTTCGGTCCGGAGATGCGCGAGAGCCCGTTCTATCTCGCCGCGTTGCTGTTGGTGCTCGGTGGCGCCTTTACCAAGTCTGCCCAGTTTCCGTTCCATTTCTGGCTGCCCAACGCGATGGAAGCGCCGACACCCGTTTCGGCCTATCTGCATTCCGCAACGATGGTTAAGGCCGGTGTCTATCTGTTGATGCGCCTCAACCCGGTGCTCGGCGGAACGCCGGAATGGCAGATGCTGTTGCCGCTCTTCGGCGGCACCACGCTCATCATCGGCGCGGTTCTCGCTTGTCGCCAGACTGACCTGAAGCTGATGCTCGCCTACACCACCATGGCATCTCTCGGCCTGCTCGTGATGCTGACCGGTCTCGGTTTTCCGCATGCCATCGAGGCGGCGGCGCTCTATCTGGTGGCGCATTCGCTGTTCAAGGGCGCGCTGTTCATGGTCGCCGGCATTATCGACCACGAAACCGGCACGCGCGATGTCACAAAGCTCGGCGGACTGCGCTCCGCCATGCTGCTGACGTTCGTGATCGCACTTGCCGCAGCACTTTCCATGGGCGGCCTGCCGCCGTTTTTCGGTTTCCTCGCCAAGGAGGAGATCTACTACGCGCTGCCTAGTTTTGACCGGCGCGCGATGGTTTTCGCTTCACTTGCCATCCTCGGCAATGCGCTGATGTTTGCCGTCGCTTTCGCCGTCGCGCTCAAGCCCTTCATCGGCGCAAAGATCGAAACGCCGAAGTCGCCGCATGAGGCGCCGCTGCTTCTCTGGCTCGGGCCTGCACTCCTGGCTGCCAAGGGACTGTCGGCTGCCCTGTTGTCCAACCTCACCCACGAGCTTGTGTCGACACCGATGGCGACGGCGATTGCCGGCGAGCCCAGGCAGATCACGATCTCGGCGATCCCCGATATCGGCATGCCGCTGGTGTTGTCCTTTGCCACCATCGCTCTGGGCATTGTCTGCTATCTCAACCTCGCCCGCTTGCGTGCCTTCATCGCGACCATCCTGAGTGACATCGGCTGGGGGCCGGATCGCGGTTTCGATCAGTTCATGCGAAACCTCGTGCGCTTTTCCGTCGCGCTGACCCGCCGGCTGCAGTCAGGTCGCCTTGAAGTCTATATGACGGCGACCTTCGTGCTGGTGGCCGCCGTGCTCCTGGGCGCGCCGATCTACTATGGCGAATTGCCGCGCGCACCGTTCTTTGCGGGCGACGTGCCGCTGCATGAGCTCGCGATCATGGCGATCGCCGTCATCGGGCTCTTCGCTGTCGTTCTCGCCGCCGACCGGCTGACCGCGATCGTCTCGCTCGGCATTCAGGGCTTTGCAGTCGCCGTCATCTTCCTGCTTTACGGTGCGCCGGATCTCGCCTTTACCCAGTTCATGATCGAGACCCTTTCGGTCGTGGTGCTTGCGCTGGTGATGACGCGGTTGAGGCTCTCGCCCTCCGATCATCGGCCGCTCGGCCAGAGACTTCCTGATTTCACCATCGCGCTCGCCTGCGGCATCGGTTTCGGGCTTATGCTGCTGAAGGTGACCGGCGTGCCCTTCGACGCCTCGTTGACCGATTTCTTCAATCTCTATTCGAAGACGGTTGCGCATGGCGCCAATGTCGTCAACGTCATCATCGTCGATTTCCGCGGCACTGATACGCTCGGCGAGATTGCCGTCGTCATGGTGACGGGTCTCGCCATCCTGTCTCTCGTTCGCCTCAGGGCCGGCTCGCTGCGGCGCATCGCCGATAATGACCCGGACGCGGAGGACGGCGCATGAGATCGGTGATCTTCCGTGCCGTTGCGCCGTTTCTGACCAGCCTGATGGTGCTGTTTTCGATCTTCGTCCTGTTGCGCGGCCACAACGAGCCGGGTGGCGGCTTCATCGGCGGGCTGATCGCCGTGTCGGCGCTGGCGATCTACGGTATCGCCTGCGGCGTGGAGACGGTACGTCGCGCCATTTATTTCCATCCGATGGCGATTGCCGGCGCCGGCCTCTTCGCTGCCACCATCGCCGGCCTGATCTCGATGGCTGCGCGCGTGCCGTTCATGACCGGGCTTTGGATCTATCCTTCCTTGCTTGGCGTGGAGGTGCCGCTGTCGACGGTGATGCTGTTCGATGGTGGCGTCTATCTCGTCGTCGTCGGCGCCATCAGCTCGATCGCCCTGTCGCTCGAAGAGCGGGGAGGTGAATGATGGAGGCATGGTTCGCGCTGCTCGTCGGCATCTTCTTTACCGTTGCCATCTACCTGTTGCTGTCGAAATACATCATTCGCGTTCTTTTGGGCGTGGCGGTCCTCGGCAATGCCGTCAACCTTTTGATCTTCACCGGTGGCCGGTTGACGCGCGGCGTGCCGCCCGTCATTCCGGAGGGCGCCGATACGCTCGCAGGGCCGGCGGCGAATGCGCTGCCGCAGGCTCTCATCCTGACGGCGATCGTCATCTCCTTCTCTTTCTTTGCTTTCCTGCTGGTCCTGGCCTGGCGCGCCTACGAGGATCTTTCGACCGACAACACCGACGAGATGCGCGTCGCCGAGCCGGAAGAAGAGCCGGCTCCGCCGCTTGGATACTGACCGACCCATGGCCGTTTCGACTTCACCTCCCGCCGATCTCTCCGCTGCCCTCGTTCTCGAGCCGGTTGCGGCTGCCGACTGGCTGGTGATCCTTCCGGTTGCCTGGTGCCTGGCGATCGGCGCGCTGCTGGTCATGCTGCGCCGTCCGATCGGCCTGCACCCGTTCGTCGCGGTGGCCGGGCTTGCCGGTCTGGTGGTGATCGACGGGCTGCTGCTTCAACACGTGATCGCCAGCGGCCCGGTGACGATGGTCATGGGGCGCTGGCTGCCGCCTTTCGGGATAGCCTTTACCGTCGATCTGACCGGCGCGCTCTTTGCGCTTGCGGCCTCCATCGTCGCGCTTGCCGGCGGCATCTACTCGCTTGCCGATATCAACGACAGCGGCCGGCGATACGGCTTCTATCCCTTCCTGATGCTGTTGATGGCGGGCGTCTCCGGTGCATTTCTGACCGGCGACGTCTTCAATCTCTATGTCTGGTTCGAGGTGCTGCTGATCTCGTCCTTCGGCCTGATCGTGCTCGGCTCCGAGCGCGAGCAGATCGACGGCGCGGTGAAATACGGTTTCCTCAACCTCGTCGCGACGACGCTTTTCCTGATCACCACCGGTTATCTCTACGCAAGCTTCGGCACGCTCAACATGGCCGATATTGCCCGCAAGGCGGAGGGCCTGCGCGGCACCGCGCCGCTGATGACGCTGACGGCCTTGTTCCTTTTGGCCTTCGGCATGAAGGCTGCGGCATTCCCCGTCAATTTCTGGCTCCCGGCGTCCTATCATACGCCGCGTGTCGTCGTGTCCGCGCTCTTTGCTGGTCTGCTGACCAAGGTCGGGATCTACGCTCTGATCCGTGTGACGGTGATGCTGTTGCCGTTGGAACGGGAAGAACTCAGTTTCGTCATCGCGGCGGTCGGCGCCCTGACGATGCTGGTCGGTGTGTTCGGGGCGCTGGCGCAGTCGGATTTCCGTCGCATGCTCGGTTATCTCGTGATCTCCGG harbors:
- a CDS encoding Na+/H+ antiporter subunit C, with product MEAWFALLVGIFFTVAIYLLLSKYIIRVLLGVAVLGNAVNLLIFTGGRLTRGVPPVIPEGADTLAGPAANALPQALILTAIVISFSFFAFLLVLAWRAYEDLSTDNTDEMRVAEPEEEPAPPLGY
- a CDS encoding TraR/DksA family transcriptional regulator, yielding MDKLALDDFRERLSSRKRELYGRLVKIEHDLDEPMNADVPDRVTERENDEVLEGIGLAGQEEIRGIDAALDRIAAGTFGTCVRCGLPISAERLNAVPHAPLCQECAAEVAAGAK
- a CDS encoding universal stress protein gives rise to the protein MYKKIIVPIAMDQLEHGESVLGIAEKLIDEGGEIVLLNVVEDLNAYAQGYMIVDFPLEMVEESRKHATKTLEAMKAKHGINGRIEIRTGGAAGTINALAHEENADLVIIASHRPGLIDYFIGSTASRVVSHCPCAVLVDR
- a CDS encoding Na+/H+ antiporter subunit D, which encodes MAVSTSPPADLSAALVLEPVAAADWLVILPVAWCLAIGALLVMLRRPIGLHPFVAVAGLAGLVVIDGLLLQHVIASGPVTMVMGRWLPPFGIAFTVDLTGALFALAASIVALAGGIYSLADINDSGRRYGFYPFLMLLMAGVSGAFLTGDVFNLYVWFEVLLISSFGLIVLGSEREQIDGAVKYGFLNLVATTLFLITTGYLYASFGTLNMADIARKAEGLRGTAPLMTLTALFLLAFGMKAAAFPVNFWLPASYHTPRVVVSALFAGLLTKVGIYALIRVTVMLLPLEREELSFVIAAVGALTMLVGVFGALAQSDFRRMLGYLVISGIGSILAGIAVGGPGGIGGAIFYALHSMLVMTALYFASGVAAKLGGSFSLSSLAGLYRRHVGFAAISLMLAFAVSGLPPFSGFWPKVMLVKAALDIGAWWLAAVLLVTGFLTTIATGRFFLLAYWRDTADGQAATAETQIPAAILLPLAALTMLTLAIGLYPEPLLATIQNAAAGLSEPSSYLNSVFPGAAR
- the msrB gene encoding peptide-methionine (R)-S-oxide reductase MsrB codes for the protein MRDARAAKVIKSEAEWRAQLSPEQYRITREHGTERPFTGPFLANKKAGTYECVCCGRALFRSDTKFDSGCGWPSYFAAIDDEAIREIEDRSHFMVRTEIRCADCDAHLGHVFPDGPPPTGLRYCLNGHAMTFTED
- the trhA gene encoding PAQR family membrane homeostasis protein TrhA, producing MEFAGVKWNYDRSELIADGIVHGVGLAAALVGVTALIFYAMLWSTTGQLAAAAIYGAGLLATLSISFLYNLYPVSRTKWFLRRFDHSSIFVLIAATYTPFLQRGWEDPFLFAMLIGIWAIATLGVVIKCLFPGRFDRLAILLYLAMGWSGVLAVGPLLSALSATTFVLILIGGIIYSAGVIFHVWEKLRFQNAIWHSFVVTGAAVHYSAVVSCLSGTAIS
- a CDS encoding putative monovalent cation/H+ antiporter subunit A; its protein translation is MDVAALTLLALALPFVAALVAPLLTRLLGHNAAWILALFPAAIVLHFMGFWPEVSRGEVVTGGYEWIPSFNVSFSWLIDGLSLTFVLLIAGIGALIVLYSGGYLKGHPQQGRFFSFILMFMGSMLGLVVSDSFLMLFVFWELTSITSFLLIGFDHSREAARRAALQALVVTGGGGLFLLAGLLIIWNVTGVTQLSLLTSFGPEMRESPFYLAALLLVLGGAFTKSAQFPFHFWLPNAMEAPTPVSAYLHSATMVKAGVYLLMRLNPVLGGTPEWQMLLPLFGGTTLIIGAVLACRQTDLKLMLAYTTMASLGLLVMLTGLGFPHAIEAAALYLVAHSLFKGALFMVAGIIDHETGTRDVTKLGGLRSAMLLTFVIALAAALSMGGLPPFFGFLAKEEIYYALPSFDRRAMVFASLAILGNALMFAVAFAVALKPFIGAKIETPKSPHEAPLLLWLGPALLAAKGLSAALLSNLTHELVSTPMATAIAGEPRQITISAIPDIGMPLVLSFATIALGIVCYLNLARLRAFIATILSDIGWGPDRGFDQFMRNLVRFSVALTRRLQSGRLEVYMTATFVLVAAVLLGAPIYYGELPRAPFFAGDVPLHELAIMAIAVIGLFAVVLAADRLTAIVSLGIQGFAVAVIFLLYGAPDLAFTQFMIETLSVVVLALVMTRLRLSPSDHRPLGQRLPDFTIALACGIGFGLMLLKVTGVPFDASLTDFFNLYSKTVAHGANVVNVIIVDFRGTDTLGEIAVVMVTGLAILSLVRLRAGSLRRIADNDPDAEDGA
- a CDS encoding Na(+)/H(+) antiporter subunit B, translated to MRSVIFRAVAPFLTSLMVLFSIFVLLRGHNEPGGGFIGGLIAVSALAIYGIACGVETVRRAIYFHPMAIAGAGLFAATIAGLISMAARVPFMTGLWIYPSLLGVEVPLSTVMLFDGGVYLVVVGAISSIALSLEERGGE
- a CDS encoding EAL domain-containing protein translates to MERSHIVAVTSVLAALGAILPIVAAFYLSWSVATSREETRLSRLAEYAIMRTNTAFGEATSALKSADQFSFTPCSQQHIAAMRALVVNTRSVEDIGYFEGDALKCSSWGKPETSVGRGQVDFTTASGIGVSARVHPTISNGRAMLGFRYRSYSVLTDPARLVDVLATPDTRLAIASDTGTLVSELNNPDASLIKRLIEHTQTGTDADNLFATATGSGWIAIATSSRALLLKDLGRERLLLLPLGAIVAALMVGLVFWLSRRRLSPLGELSIAVQRREFIVHYQPLIEMKTGICVGAEALVRWRRPDGSLVRPDTFIPLAEESGLIQAITDQVIGGVIKDLGPVLVADRSLHIAINLSADDIKSGRVLPVIQAALANSGVLTEQIWLEATERGFMDVKSARATIEEARRLGHSVAIDDFGTGYSSLQYIQDLPLDALKIDKSFIDTVGLVSATSAVTPHIIDIAKSLNLYIVAEGIERQEQADYLLARGVQYGQGWLYSKALPAPEFIAFYNDSKRVHGAGPTVIRRDIPEVPPAVGGD
- a CDS encoding GNAT family N-acetyltransferase produces the protein MLRTPEPGQAAILTALCLRSKAVWGYDEAFMAACRPALTVTADDWMQSDIQIAVQDDDIVGMAQVLYHGEIADLDKLFVDPAALGGGIGRRLFEWSVETALRKGAKVMTVDADPGAADFYRRLGAVDDGVVASVIPGRFLPRLKLDLTSVR
- a CDS encoding VOC family protein, yielding MISTQSTPPIDIAANHALAMPAHVDHSHLVVEDLATVSQWYQRIMGLKPLETSASGETLGVGARPLLTLTTAGNVARAPRNAPGLFHTAFLVPNRQELGRWLAHAAHNNVRLQGASDHLVSEAIYLADPEGNGIEVYRDRPRTDWNFKPDGTVGMDTLPLNLQALYDEAPKDDWNGLADGTGIGHIHLQVSDIPEADAFFRDVLGLGLMARYPGASFFGSGKYHHHVAANIWNSRGAPKRENNMTGLSDYTIQFKDPAELAKAVGKLDEMGIQVERNGTAYNLVDPWGIGLRLAA